GGCCGAACTGGCGCCCGGCGGCTATCTGTTCTACGACTCGACCCGGCCGATGCCGAAAAGCATGTTCCGGGACGACGTGAACGTGATTGGCGTGCCGCTGACCGCGATCTGCAACGCCACCTACACCGACGCGCGCCAGCGCCAGTTGTTCAAGAACATCATCTATATCGGCGCGCTGTCGATCCTGCTGGATATCGACCCGGCGGTGATCGAGAAGCTGTTCGGCGAGCAGTACAAGGGCAAGGAAGCCCTGATCGGCGCCAACAAGAAGGCGCTGCAACTGGGCCGCGACTGGGCGACCGAGAATCTCGACCCTGCGCTCTGCAAGCTGAAGGTGCGCGCGGCCGACAAGGTCGGCGAGCGCATTTTCATGGAAGGCAACGCCGCCGCGGCGCTGGGCTGCGTCTATGGCGGTGCCACGGTCTGCGCCTGGTATCCGATCACGCCGTCCTCCTCGCTCGCCGAGGCGTTCCAGTCCTTCTGCCAGCGCTATCGCCGCGACAAGGAGACGGGCGAGGGCAAGTTCGCCGTCGTCCAGGCGGAGGACGAACTGGCCTCAATCGGCATGGTGATCGGCGCCGGCTGGAACGGCGCCCGCGCCTTCACCTCCACCTCCGGCCCGGGCATCAGCCTGATGACCGAGTTCATCGGCCTCGCCTATTTCGCCGAGGTGCCGGCGGTGCTGATCAACGTGCAGCGCGGCGGCCCGTCCACCGGCATGCCGACCCGCACGCAGCAGGCCGACCTGTTGTCCTGCGCCTATGCCTCGAACGGCGACACGCGGCATCCGCTGCTGTTCCCCGAAGACCCGAAGGAATGCTTCGACTTCGCCGCGGACGCGCTGGACCTGGCCGACCGGTTGCAGACGCCGGTGTTCGTCATGACCGACCTCGACATCGGCATGAACCAGCGCCTCTGTCAGCCGCTGCAATGGGATGACAGCCGCCGCTATGACCGCGGCAAGGTCATGACGGCGGAGGAACTGGAAGCCGGCAAGGATTTCGGCCGCTATCTGGACGTGGACGGCGACGGCATTCCGTACCGCACCTATCCGGGGACGCACGCGACCCGCGGCGCCTATTTCACCCGCGGCACCACCAAGGACCGCTATGCCCGCTACTCCGAAGAGGGGACGGTCTATGTCGACAACATGGAGCGCCTGCTGAAGAAGTGGGAGACCGCCAAGTCGCTGGTGCCGCAACCGATCCGCCGCGACGCGGACCGGCCGACCAAGTATGGCGTGCTGTATTTCGGCTCCACCAGCCCGGCCATGGACGAGGCGCTGGACCTGCTGACCGAGGCCGGCAACCACGTCAACGCCCTGCGCCTGCGCGCCTTTCCCTTCCCGGAGAGCGTGCTGAACTTCATCCTGGAGCACGACTCGGTGTTCGTGGTGGAGCAGAACCGCGACGCGCAGATGCGCGGCATGCTGGTGAACGAGCTGGGCCTGGACCCGGCCCGTCTGGTGCCGGTCTGCCATTATGACGGCACGCCGATCACCGGCCGTTTCATCGCCGACGCCATCGGCGAGCACGTGGAAGAATTCAAGGTCGTTTCGTTCGAAAGGGCTGTGTCATGACCTATATCGCCAAGCCGAAGCTGCACCACCCGGCGCTGCCGAAGAACGAGGTCGGCTACACCCGCCGCGACTATGAGGGCGCGATCTCGACCCTCTGCGCCGGCTGCGGCCACGACTCGATCAGCGCCGCCATCGTCCAGGCGTGTTTCGAACTCTCGATCGAGCCGCATCGGGTTGCCAAGCTGTCGGGCATCGGCTGCTCGTCGAAGGCGCCGACCTATTTCCTCGGCAACAGCCACGGCTTCAACACCGTGCACGGCCGCATGCCCAGCGTGCTGACCGGCGCCAATCTGGCGAATCGCGACCTGATCTATATGGGCGTTTCCGGCGACGGCGACAGCGCCTCCATCGGGCTCGGCCAGTTCGCGCATGTCATGCGCCGCGGCGTCAACATGACCTATATCGTCATGAACAACGGCGTCTACGGCCTGACCAAGGGCCAGTTCTCCGCCACCGCCGACAAGGGCTCGGTGGCGAAGAAGGGCGCGGTCAACAATGACAGCGGCATCGATCTCGCCTCGCTCGCCATCATCATGGGCGCCAGCTTCGTCGCCCGTTCCTTCTCCGGCGACAAGAGCCAGTTGGTGCCGCTGATCAAGGCGGCGGTCAGCCATCCGGGCGCGGCGATCCTGGACGTGGTCAGCCCCTGCGTGGCCTTCAACAACCATGCCGGCTCGACCAAGAGCTATGACTTCGTGCGCGAGCACAACGAGACCGTCAACCGGCTCGACGTCATCCTGGGCGCGCCGCCGCTGACGGCGGAGTATGAGCCGGGCGAGGTGGTGGAGGTGCCGCAGGCCGGTGGCGCCACGCTGCGCCTGCGCAAGATCACGCCGGATTACGACCCGTCCGACAAGGCCGGCGCGCTGGCCTTCATCGAGGAAAAGAACCAGGCGGGCGAACTGGCCACGGGCCTGCTCTATCTCGACCCGCTGCCGCGCGACGTGCACGCGAACCTGAAGACGGTGCCGACGCCGCTCAACCGCCTGGGTGAGGCCGATCTCTGCCCCGGCAGCGCGGCGCTGGACCAGATCAACGCCGCGTTGCGCTAAAGCGGTAGCCGCTCTGCGCTGGACAATGGCGGCCCGGCACCGCATCTAACGAATGGTCCCGTCGGTAGCCGGGGCCATTCGCCCGTGAGGTGTTGCGCTTGCCCCGTCCCTGGAGCCTGTTGAGACAATCGGTGTTGGCCGTGCTGCTGGTCGCGCTGGCGGCCGGCGCGTGGTATGGGCAGGACGCGGTGCTGGCGGCGCTTGGCGGCGACAAGGCCGCGCTGGCCGAAGGCAAGGGCAAACCCCCGCGCGGCGTGCCCGTGATCGTCGCGCCGACAACGGTCGCCGACGACCGTCTGGTGCTGGAAGCGGTCGGCACCGGCCGGGCCAATCGCTCGGTCATGCTGCGCGCGGAAGCCGAGGGCCGCATCGCGGCCATGCCGCTCGCGGCCGGCCAGCGGTTTCGCGCGGGCGACGAACTGTTGCGCATCGCCGATACCGAGGAACGCCTGCTGGTCGACCTCGCCAAGACGCGCCTCGCCGAGGCCCGGCGCACGCTGGCGCGGATGATCCAGTTGAAGGGCCGCGGTGCCGCCACCACCGCCAGCCTGGACGAGGCCCGCACCGCCAGCGAAATCGCCGCCATCGAACTGGGCCGGGCCGAAGAGGCCCTGGCCGATCATGTGCTGCGCGCGCCCTTCGACGGCGTTGCCGGCCTGCCCAGCGTCGAACTGGGCGCCTGGGTCGACAACGCTATCGCCGTGGCCAGTTTCGACGACCGCAGCGTCATCCTGGTGGAATTCGACCTGCCGGAAGCCCTGCTCGCCCGCGTGCACGCGGGTCTGGCGGTCAGCGCCACCACCCCCGCGGTGCCGAACGCGCGGTTCGAGGGGCATGTGGCGGCCATTGACAGCCGCATCGTCGCCAGCAGCCGCAGCGTGAAGGTGCGGGTCGCCATCCCCAACCCCGACGACCGGCTGCGCCCGGGCGCCTCGTTCGCGGTGCGCCTGGAATTGCCGGGCGACCGTTACCCCCTGGTGCCGGAACTGGCCTTGCAGTTCGGCCATGGCGCCCTGCACGTCTGGCGCGTGCGCGACGGCAAGGCGGAAAAGGTCGAGGTGCGGCTGGTGCGCCGGCGCGAGGGCGCGGTGCTGGTGGACGGCCCGCTGGCCGCGGGCGATGCGGTGGTGGTGGAGGGCACCCAGCGCCTGCACCCCGGCCGCGCGGTCACGGTGTTGAAAGCGACGGACGGGACCGGGTGAGGGGCGGCGGCAACAGCGGCGGTCTGCCCGGCCTCAGCGTTCGCCGGCCCTGGCTGGCAGCGGTGATGAACCTGATGATCGTCATCGCCGGCATCGCCGCCCTGTTCGGGGTCGAGGTGCGCGAACTGCCGGATATCGACCGGCCCCTGGTCTCGATCCGCGCCAACTATCCCGGCGCCTCGCCGACCACGGTCGATGCGGAGGTGACGGCGGCGGTGGAAGGCGCGGTGGCGCGGGTTGCCGGCGTCGTCGCGGTGCAGTCCTCGTCGGAAGAGGGCAATTTCCGCATGCGCGTGGAATTCCGTCCCGACCGCGACCTGGCCGACGCCGCCAACGACGTGCGCGAGGCGGTGGCGCGCGTCGCGCCGCAATTGCCCGACGGGGTGAAGGACCTGTTCGTGGTCAAGGCCGAACAGGACGCCTGGCCGATCATGCGCATCGCCGTCTGGAGCGACCGCGACGCCATCGATGAATTGAGCCGCCGCGTCGACGACGAGATCGTGCCGGAACTGACCGCGGTCGACGGCGTCGCCGACGTGGTGGTGTTCGGCTCGCGCCTGCGGGTGGTCCGGGTCGAGGTGCGGCCGGAACGGCTGGCGGCCTATGGTCTCTCCATCGGCGAGGTCGCCGACGTGCTGGCCGCGGCCCAGTTCGACGTGCCGGTCGGCAGCTTT
The window above is part of the Alphaproteobacteria bacterium genome. Proteins encoded here:
- a CDS encoding 2-oxoacid:ferredoxin oxidoreductase subunit beta; translation: MTYIAKPKLHHPALPKNEVGYTRRDYEGAISTLCAGCGHDSISAAIVQACFELSIEPHRVAKLSGIGCSSKAPTYFLGNSHGFNTVHGRMPSVLTGANLANRDLIYMGVSGDGDSASIGLGQFAHVMRRGVNMTYIVMNNGVYGLTKGQFSATADKGSVAKKGAVNNDSGIDLASLAIIMGASFVARSFSGDKSQLVPLIKAAVSHPGAAILDVVSPCVAFNNHAGSTKSYDFVREHNETVNRLDVILGAPPLTAEYEPGEVVEVPQAGGATLRLRKITPDYDPSDKAGALAFIEEKNQAGELATGLLYLDPLPRDVHANLKTVPTPLNRLGEADLCPGSAALDQINAALR
- a CDS encoding efflux RND transporter periplasmic adaptor subunit — its product is MPRPWSLLRQSVLAVLLVALAAGAWYGQDAVLAALGGDKAALAEGKGKPPRGVPVIVAPTTVADDRLVLEAVGTGRANRSVMLRAEAEGRIAAMPLAAGQRFRAGDELLRIADTEERLLVDLAKTRLAEARRTLARMIQLKGRGAATTASLDEARTASEIAAIELGRAEEALADHVLRAPFDGVAGLPSVELGAWVDNAIAVASFDDRSVILVEFDLPEALLARVHAGLAVSATTPAVPNARFEGHVAAIDSRIVASSRSVKVRVAIPNPDDRLRPGASFAVRLELPGDRYPLVPELALQFGHGALHVWRVRDGKAEKVEVRLVRRREGAVLVDGPLAAGDAVVVEGTQRLHPGRAVTVLKATDGTG
- a CDS encoding 2-oxoacid:acceptor oxidoreductase subunit alpha, with translation MTASIASINEFVVKFANVNGSGSASANELFARSILRMGVPVSPRNIFPSNIQGLPTWYEVRVSEKGYLGRRGGVDLLVAMNPQTWKQDVAELAPGGYLFYDSTRPMPKSMFRDDVNVIGVPLTAICNATYTDARQRQLFKNIIYIGALSILLDIDPAVIEKLFGEQYKGKEALIGANKKALQLGRDWATENLDPALCKLKVRAADKVGERIFMEGNAAAALGCVYGGATVCAWYPITPSSSLAEAFQSFCQRYRRDKETGEGKFAVVQAEDELASIGMVIGAGWNGARAFTSTSGPGISLMTEFIGLAYFAEVPAVLINVQRGGPSTGMPTRTQQADLLSCAYASNGDTRHPLLFPEDPKECFDFAADALDLADRLQTPVFVMTDLDIGMNQRLCQPLQWDDSRRYDRGKVMTAEELEAGKDFGRYLDVDGDGIPYRTYPGTHATRGAYFTRGTTKDRYARYSEEGTVYVDNMERLLKKWETAKSLVPQPIRRDADRPTKYGVLYFGSTSPAMDEALDLLTEAGNHVNALRLRAFPFPESVLNFILEHDSVFVVEQNRDAQMRGMLVNELGLDPARLVPVCHYDGTPITGRFIADAIGEHVEEFKVVSFERAVS